The sequence below is a genomic window from Mycobacteroides abscessus ATCC 19977.
GGGCCAAGGAAGAGGCGATGGCGCCACAAGTAGCGCCACCTGCTCCACAAGACTTCCCCCAGTAGGGGGTTCGCCCGTACGGGCGCCACCAATGCGAAACGCAAAGGAATTTCACATGTCTGATGTGACCCCGAATGACATGCCGGGAGCCGTAACGGAACCGGGCGAACCAGAAGGAACCGTAGACGCCATCAAGGCGCCGAAATCCGAAGCCAAAACCGATGGTTTGACCGCTGAGGAACGGCAAGAGCTGGACAGACTTCGCGCCACCCGCGTTGAGGAACGACGCTGGGAAAAGCGCGCGAAGGAAAACTACGACGACGCCACCAAGTGGCGTGAGCTCATCGAGAAGAGCGGCGGAGACAAGAAAGAGTTCGACCCAAGGGCCGAAATCGACAAGATCCGAGCCGAACTGACCACCGAACGCACCGAACGGTTGCGATCAGAGGTCGCCAGAACCACCGGAGTTGACCCTGAGGACATCAAGGGCGGCACCGAAGAAGAGATGCGCGAATCCGCCGAACGGTGGAAGGTGCGTTTCAACGCTCGACTCGAAGAAGCGATCAAGTCGAAGTCCGCACCGGCCGCAGCGCCGGCAGCCGAGGTTACTTCAGACAAGAAAGTCACCGGTCCCAAGCAGTTGACCCGTGATGACCTCAAAAACATGTCCCCCAAGGCGATTCGAGAAGCCCGCGAGAGCGGGCAGCTCGACGAGCTGATGGGGAAGTAAGCATAGGAAGGAGCCAGTCAGATGGCTGTTACCCATTTCATCCCCGAAATCTGGTCGTCCTACATTCTTGAGCGCTACATGGCCAAGAATGTGTTCGCCTCCCTCGTTGACCGCAAGTACGAAGGTGAAGCCCGCAAGGGCAACACCATCCACATCCCCGGTGTGGTCGCCCCGGCGGTCAAGGACTACAAGGCGGCTAGCCGCACCACGTCGGCAGACGCCATCAGCGACACCGGAATCGACATCCTGATCGATCAGGAGAAGAACTTCGACTTCTACGTCGACGACATCGACAACGCGCAGTCGAACGAAAACCTGCTGCCGCTGTACACCGACGCCGCCGGTGACTCGCTGGCCACCGACGCCGACCAGTTCATCGCCAACCTGCTTGTCGCCAACGCCACCGGCATGCCATGGTCGTCCAACCCCACCACGGGAGATGGCGCGTTCAACGTCGTCAAGGACGCCCGCAAGCTGATGAACAAGGCCAACGTTCCTGACGACGATCTGCGTGTCGCGGTTGTGAACGCCGAGTTCGAAGCCTTGCTGGTCGGTGCTGATTCGAAGCTCACCAGCTTCGATTCGTCCGGCGACACCGCTGGTCTGCGCAACGCCACTGTTGGAAAGCTGCTCGGATTCCGTGTGGTTACCTCGAACAACCTGCCTGAGTCTGACTCGCCGCAGGCCGTGTTCTTCCACCAGCGTGCCGCAGCGTTCGTGTCTCAGATTGACGAGGTCGAAGGCATGCGCGCACAGGACAAGTTCGCCGACCGCATCCGCGGCCTGCATGTGTACGGCGGCAAGGTCGTTCAGGCCCCCGGCGTGCTCGTCTTCAACCGGGCCGGCAGCTAGTGCTGGCATCTCCCGCTGACGTCGCCCACGCCCTAGGGCTGGAAGACGAGAACGAGCTCACCGCCTCCCAGCAGGCCCGTGTCGAGGGCCTGCTGGAGAGGGTGTCTCGAAGGTTTCAGCGGGAGGCCGGACGAACCCTGACCGCAGGGGCGGTGACCGTGCGTGCACTCACGGTGGAGGGCCGGGTACATCTACCGGACCCCCCGTCTGGAGACACTGTTACGGTCACCGACCTCTGTGGTAACACGCTCGAAGGTGTCATCGAGGGCGACTACGTTGATGTCACCCGCAACGGGTGCCCTGTCGCCACGGGTGAAATCCTTGTCGTCGAATACACCCGAGATGAGCCGCCCCAGGCCGCAATAGATGCGGTAGCGGCGATGGTCGCGCGCCACCTCACGGTGGAACCCGGTTCACCCGAATCGAAGTCCACCGACCTCACCGCGGGCGCGGATTTTCGGCAGCGTCTTGCCGACTGGGTGTCTGACACATCCTTGTTCACCGACGAGGAACTAGCGGAGGCGAGAAGCTACCGCTACCCCGTCCCTAATGTGATCATCCACCGCCTGTGACCTTCGAATCACTGGCCAGGATCCCGGTCACGTACACCCCATACACGGGTGTCACTCAGGATTCCCTAGGGAACGATGTTCCCTCATTCGGCCCCACAGTGGACCTGAAGGCGTACTCGTATGCCCCGCACCGGACTGAAGACACGGACGGGCACACCTCACGCGATATCGCAGAAGTCGATCTAGCCATGCCCCCCATGACCGTTGATCTGATGTCCCGATTCGGGATCAATGGGAAAACCTACGAGGTGGTGGGTGAACGCGACGAAACAGGCGGATTCCACGGCTGGAAGCCAGGAATCATCGTCGAGCTGAAAAGGGTGACCGGATAGTGGCCAAGTTCAGGCTGAATCGTAAGGCGCAGAGCGAATTGACGAAGGAAATCGTCGAGAAGGTCTGCGTTCCCATGATGCAGCGGGTCGCTGACGCCTGCAACCAAGAAGCGGGACTGGAAGACGGTTTCCGCGTCTCGGTAGAAGGCGATGATCCTTTGGATAAGCGCGACTACCGGGCAACAGCTATCGCCGCAACGGCAGAGGCCATCCGGTACGACCACAAGCACGACGCACTGCTACACAACTTTGGCGAGGCTGGCTGATGTTCGCCTACCACGCCCAAGTGGTCAGGGACTGGCTGGACGAAAACATGCCGGTTCGGGTGTCCACTGACGTGCCGAAAACGCGCCCAGCGCAGCTGATCACAATCGATTCAGCGCCAATCTCTAGCGGATACTCGGGAACCAAAGCCCGCGTACTCGCACGGCGCCGACTGATCATCTACTCATGGGGCGCCAACGAACTGGACGCATACAACCTGATCGAGCAGACGCGTGAATGGCTCCTCAAACTCCCCGGCAAGGGCCGCGGAGTGCACGCTGTAGACATCGCAGGGGAACCTGCCCGCCGCGATGACATCGAAAGCGAAACGCGACGGTTCGTGATGACCGTCGATGTATTAATGCGTTCAAATCCCTGAATTTACAACTAAATACACCCTTTCAAAGGCTCGGCTGCACCGATCTGCTTCTGAAAGGGGCACATCATGGCTGAAGAAGTCGGCAACGTTTTCGCCGCAGAGCCGTCCGCCGCTGGGGCCGCGTTCGTCGCCCCGCTCGGAACTACCCTCCCAACCAGTGTCGACGGAGTGCTCGATGCCGCGTTCGTCGGTCTTGGGTATGTCGGCGAGGACGGTATCACTGAAACATCGGAGCGGTCCACCGATGAGAAGAAAGACATGGGTGGCCGCATCGTCAAGGTGCTGCAGACCGAGTACAACCACTCGTTCAAATTCGTCCTCCTGGAATCGCTGAATGCCGATGTCCTCAAGGCGATCTACGGTGCTTCAAACGTCACCGTCACCCCCGCTGACGGTACTCACGGCACCCAGGTGAAGGTCCGCAAGACCAGCAAGAAGCTGCCCCACCAGACGTGGGTGTTCGACACCATCGACTCGGAGCTGTCCGCGAAGTACCGCAACTGCGTCGCAGACGGGCAGGTCATCTCTGTTGGTGATGTGACCTTGGCTAGCAAGGACACCATCGAATACGAGGTGGAACTGAAGGTCTTCGAGTCGTCCACCGGTGAATACGTGACCACGTACACCGACGACGGGCGGATCGCGGGCTCCTAATAGACGCGGCGGGGCCGAATTCCCCTGCAGCCGAGCGCGGCCCCGCCGCTCTCCAAGCGCTACGGCTGCACACAAACCCCTTGAAAGGGCGCTCATGGCTGCAAAAAACGCAACACCCTACGTCCACATCGTGGAAATCGAAGGCGTCGAAAAGAAGATCAACCTCAAACCCTTCGGGTCCGTTCCATCCGGTGTCATTCGGCGAAACCGCAAGAACCCCGAAGAGGGTATGTGGGAAATCTTTGAGTGGGGCGCGGTCTCGGAAGCCGATCTTGCTGTGTTCGACGAGCTGCCCCTAACTGAGGTGGAAGACCTTTTCACCGCCTGGCAGGAGGCCGGACAGGTCACCGTGGGGGAATAGTCGCGCTTCTCGACCTCATCGAGAAGCATGGCACCGCACTAGAATACGACCTGATCAAAGACGGGCTACGCCTACGTGACTGCCCGTCTGACGAATTCAACTGGCGCGATCTGTGGGTGTATGTCAATCACCCGGAAGAGACAAGCGCGCTATGGAAGTCCAGGAACCCGAAGTATGCGGGCTGGACTCTGACTACCCGCCTTCTGGCGATTATCGCCAATGCGCTGCGCTGGCTGGTGTGGGCGAAAACCAAGGACGGACACCGTAACCGGAACCGTCCGGTGCCAATCGGCCCTGATATGGGCGATCAGCAGTCACGCCCCGGCCTGAAAGTCAAAGCCGCGCCCCTCTCGAAGGTCAAAGAGCTACTCGGCCTTTCAGGCGAAGAGCGGCGCGAGAAGAAACTGCGAAACCTGTTCGGAAATTAGGAGGTGACACATGGCTGTTGAACTTTCATCGGGATATGTGTCTGCCACCGTCAGGTTCGATGGGGTCAACAGGGGCATCAGCAAGCTCTTTGACAACGTCCAGAAGCAGGCAGTCAGCGCGGGAAAGAGGACCGGCTCCGCATACGCTAAAGCCCTTGCCGACGAGGCGAAAACCGCTGCGGATCAAGTTAAAAAGATCTCCGAAACGGTCGCTAAGTCTCGCGACAAAGAAGCTGACGCCGCGGGCAAGCTCAAGGTGGCCCTTGAGAAGCTGAATGAGGCTCGCGAGGCGGGAACCAAGGGCTCGAAGCTCACCGCTTTGTCGGAAGCGCATGCGTCGGCGATGCGTAAGCAGCAGGCCGCGGCGAGTGAACTCGCCAAGGACTTGGATGCGGTAGCACGCGCCCAGAAGCGTGCCTCCGACGCGCAGTCCGCGATCGACAAGTCGTCCAAGCCGATACGTAACCAGGTATCCAAGCTCCTCTCTGGCTCATCTGACGCCGCAGGACGTGAAGGCGGACTTGCGGGGCGCAGGTTTGGCGATTCATTCTCCAGTGCGCTACGCACAACCGGGATTGTTGCTGCGGGTACCGCGGTAGGGAACCTGGCTGCTAATGCGATGACTAAGGCTGCGAGCCTGGCCACGAGCGGTGTTTCAGCGGTTGTCACCAAGGGCTTGGACTTCGAGAAGACCATGAACACCCTCTCGGGTGTCACAGGTGCTTCGGCAGACGTGATGCAGCGGTTCCGCGACACCGCCAAGGCCCTCGGTAACGACATGACGTTGTCGAATACCTCGGCTGCTGATGCGGCGCAGGCCATGACGGAGCTTGCCAAAGCCGGTTTCTCGGTGGATGAGTCAATAACCGCGGCCAAGGGCACCCTGCAACTAGCCGCCGCCGCACAGGTGAGCGCCGGACAAGCTGCCGAGATCCAAGCCAACGCGCTACAGGCATTCGGATTGAAGGCCGACTACGCCTCTAAAGCTGCCGATGTGCTGTCCAATGCCGCCAATGCATCATCGGCAGAGATAACCGATGTCGCGTTCGCTCTTCAGGCTGGCGGTTCTGTCGCACGCCAGACGGGGGTGTCCCTCGAGGACACCGCGGCAAGTATCGCACTGTTGGCCAACAACGGAATTAAGGGTAGCGACGCTGGAACCCTGTTGAAGTCGGCGCTTTTGAAGCTCTCCGCCCCGAGTGATCAAGCCTCGGGGGCGCTGCAAGAACTGGGCGTGAGCGCTTTCGATGCGCAGGGCAACTTCGTTGGCATGGAAGCCCTGTTCGGGCAGCTGCAGGCCGCATCCAAGCGCATGACGCCCGAAATGTATGCGATGAACACCGCCCTCGCGTTCGGATCGGATGCCGCACGTCTGGCAGGTGTGGCGGCCAAGGACGGCGCAGCAGGATTCGACAAGATGCGCGACGCCATGAACCAGGAAGGTTCAGCGTCGAAGCTGGCGGCAGCCCAAAATCAGGGCCTACCTGGCGTAATTGAGCGGCTGAAGAACGCTGCGGAAACCCTCGCCATCACGTTGTTCGAGAAGATCCAAGGCCCCCTGTCAAGCATCGGCGATGGACTGACCGGATTCACGAACAAGATGCAGGACGCTTTCGAGAACCCTGCCGTGAGCCAAGCCGCGGGGAATATCGGTTCAGCTCTGTCGACCATCGGAACCGCCTTCGGAAACGTCCTGTCTGCGGTCGGTCCGTCGTTGGTGAGCGGACTATCCGATGCGGTCAACCTGATCGTCCGGTTCAAAGATTTCCTCATCCCACTAGTGGCCGGTTTGGCCGCCTACAAGACGGTGATGCTCGCCATCACTGTCGCCACTAAGGCGTGGGCTGCCGTGCAAGCACTGTTGAATATTGCACTCACAGCCAACCCGATCGGCCTGATAATCGCCGCAATCGCCGGTTTGGTCGCCGGAATTGTGGTGCTGTACAAGCGCAACGAGACATTCAGAAACATCGTCCAGGCCACGTGGACCGCCATCAAGAACGTTATCGGGGCGGTGTGGGGCTGGCTATCCACCACCGTATTCCCGGCACTGAAAACCGCGTTCACCGCCATCGGCACAGGGGCGATGTGGCTGTGGAACAACGCCATTAAGCCAGCTTGGAACGGAATCAAGGAAGTTATCGGCCTCGCGTGGGAGGTCGCCTCCGATCTGTTCGCGAACTGGAAGCGCGCAATGGACCTGCTGGGTCAGGGCGCATTGTGGCTGTGGAATAACGCGATTTCCCCGGCATGGGAAGGCATCAAGACCGCTATCAGTGCGGCCTGGAGATTCGTGTCACCAATCTTGGATAAGTTCTCCGAGGGGTGGGACGCGCTCAAGTCCGGCATCTCTGGCGCTTCAAGCGCGATTAAAGACGCTGTTACCTCGGCATTCTCGGGTCTCGCAGCGGTCATCAAGGCACCCCTGAAAGTCCTAGGAACGTTCCTCGCCGCAATCCCATCCGAGGTGTTCGGATTCCAGATTCCCGGCGCAGACAAACTCAACTCGTGGGGTAAGTCGCTACAAGGCTTCGCTGCGGGTGGCATGGTCCGCGGCGCCGGCACGGGCACAAGCGACTCCATCTTGGCGTGGCTGTCTAACGGTGAGGGTGTTGTCACTGCCAAGGGGATGAAGAACGGCGGCGCGGGCATCGTCGCTGCCCTCAACTCAGGCTGGGTGCCATCTGCCGCATATCTGCACGACATGATGCGTGCCCCCGGATACGCCCAGGGCCTCAACCCTGGCGCCGACTATCTGCGGTCACTGGTCATGAAGATGTGGCCCCAGATCAAAGACATTGGCGGCCGACGGGCTGAAGATGGCTTCGGGGAGCACTCATCCGGCAACGCCATCGACATCATGATCCCCGGCTGGGACACGCCCCAAGGCAAGGCGCTGGGTGACGCGGTCGCGGCGTTCATCGCCAAGAACGCGTCAGCGCTGGGGCTTGACGGATTCATTTGGCGTCAGCAGAGCTACGGATATGGCGGCTCGCTCACCTCCGGTAAGCAGATGCCCGACCGGGGTAGCAGCACCCAGAACCACATGGATCACGTGCACGTGATGCTAGGCAAGGGCCGGGGTGCCGGCGCCGCGGCTGTGGGGCTCCCGACAAGCAGCATCTCCCTTCCCTCAGGTGGTGGTTCGGTATCCGCTTTGGGATTCGGGGGCTCATCGGGATCTGCGGGGTCCTCGGGTGCCAGCCCGAAGCAGGTGCGCGAAGCCGACGACCGTATCAATGATCTGTCCAACCGCCTGGACGTGACCGAGCAGGAGCTAGCCGACCTCGAGTCCAATCCTAAGGCGAAAGAAACGACCAAGCAGCGTAAACGCGACATGGTCGACAAGCTCAAGCGGGATCTTCAGCAGGCGAAAGACGACCGAAATGCCCTCGGTTCAAGCGGGTCTGGCGGTGGATTCGGGGGCGGCAACAACCCGTACGCCAAGATCGCCGAAGGACTAGCTGAAATCATGCCGGATGCCGGGGGCCTCGCTGACATCGGCATCGGCGGACTCAAAGAGTCCCTTCTGCCGCCAGGATTCTCCGACCCCACCCAATGGGGATTGGTACAAGCGGGCTCAACTCTGCTGAAGTTCTTTGGCGGGCTGCGCAATAACTCGGATGGAAAACCGCTACTAGGTGAGGGCGGGGCGCTGTTCGCCAATATCGCCGGATCTGCCATGACTGGATCTGGCAGCGGAATCGTCGACGCGATCAAGACAATCATTCCGGCCCCGTTCGGGAGCATGGATGCTGCGCAACTCCAAGGCGCCCCAGGGGACATCAACCCCGTCATTGCAGGTGCTCAAATCCCAGGCACCGGCTTCGGCGATATGGGCTCCGCTTTCTCCAGCGGCAGCGCCGGTCCCGCACAGGGCGGAAATGGCGCAAACGTCGACCAGTCCATCAACTTCAACGCCCCCGTAGGAACCGGCGTCGATCAGGCGATGCAGAAGTCGCAATCCGCCCAAAACCAACAGTGGCGCCAGAACTTCGGAACACGAACCGGACCGGTGGGGTAGTAGATGGCTCTGTCTAACCCTTGGATCCACGGCCCGGAAACCGGCGAAGACTTCACACAGCTCCCGCCGCACCTGCAAGGCGTGGAAACGAAGATCGTCTACATCGGCGTCGTGCATCCGATCCACAAGAAGCGGTTCACCTGGAACCTCTTGGGTTCACACAAGGGCCGCGAGGGCATTGTGATGGCGCCCGTCGCCACCGGGTTGTTCCACACCCCGTTCGAAACTCTCATGTCCGAGGGCCCGTACCAGATCGGTGCCGAACCAGAGCGCACCGACTGGAAGAAGCGCATGATTTCCATCGGCGTTCACGTGAATCCCGATATCGCCCCCTGGATAAGCGGCAGTAGTAGCAGGGTCATTGACACCCCGTTCCGGTATCGGATGATTGAGGAACGCTGGTGGGGTTCATGGTCGGCCACCGAAGACGGCTACCTGGGAGTGTTTACCCGCACCCATGGGTGGCGGTGGCTGCGGGTCAGGCTCGCTGAAGAGCCCAAAGACCCGTGGGAACTCGACCCGGTGGCATTCGGCAACAACTTCATGACCTGGAGCATGAACATCGTTGCCACGCAGCCCTATTTCGCTAAGCGAACCGAGTTCAAGACGTGGCAGAACGATGTCGAAACCTCCACCCTGTGGGACAAGATTGAGGACCTGCTCAACGAGTTCATTCCCGGGCTGGATGTGGGTGAAGGCGCCATTCGTGTGCCGAACCGCGGAGACATCGCCGTCTACCCGAAGTTCTTGGTGTCCTCGCCAGGCAAATGCTGGATTCAAGAGGGTGACCGGTGGGTCCAGCTGCCGCTACTGAGCCCGCAAGACGGCTACGTGATGGTAGATACCGACCCGAACGCGCAAACACTCACCGCAACAACAGATCCAGTGGACCCGCTGTTCATGCGGATCCTGCGAAACTCTCAACTCCTAGATGTCCTTCTGCATGACCTGCTTTCCATCACCCTGCCGGTGTGGAGGCGTATGGAGGACCGATTCACCGAAGCATCCAAGATCCCGCCACGCACGCTCGCGGCGGTCAAGGTGCGCCACTCCAACGCTGACGGGCGGGTCACCATGTTTGTTCCCCAACGCTATTCGAAGGGCTTCGCGTAGCAGTGTCGGGTGATTGGTCGGTCGATCTGACCGACTTCACAAGCCTGCAAGGAATCCTGGACCGGCTGCTCCGCGAGACGCAGACCACCCCAGACCTTGGCGACCCCATGGTGGCGTACCGCTACCTCAATGCGCGCCGCAAGGCCATGCGGGACGCCTACAAGCAGCGACCTTTGCTGAGGATCTGGGACAAGCACCACCGCCCGATCGCCGACCTAGCGGGCGAGAAATCGGTTGTTGTAGAGGAAGTCATGGCGGACTCAGGTACCGCCACGGTGGTCATCAGGCATTCGAACTGGCTGTCAAAGTTCCTTCTCTATGACCGCCGCGCTGAAGAAGATATCCAGTTCACGCTAGATCCGAACCCTACTGATCGGTCTTGGAAAACCCGTTGGGGCGGAAAGATCGTGAACGTCAACGCAGTGCGCGACAAAGACGGGTTGCACACCGTTGAGCTCGAGATGATGCACAACCGGGAGCACGCCAAACACATCCTGGGTGGCGCGAATCCTCTGTTACCGCCTGAAATTCAGTTCCCGAAGATGTTCTTCCTTCCCTGGAACATGCGCACTGCCGGTTCGATCATCATGTTCTTGAACCTGGCTCGCCAGTTCTTTCCGCTATTGAGTATCCCCACGAACATTTTCAACCCTGGCGCCTGGCTAGGGGTTCGGGACATCATCGGCG
It includes:
- a CDS encoding DUF5361 domain-containing protein: MYVNHPEETSALWKSRNPKYAGWTLTTRLLAIIANALRWLVWAKTKDGHRNRNRPVPIGPDMGDQQSRPGLKVKAAPLSKVKELLGLSGEERREKKLRNLFGN
- a CDS encoding phage capsid protein, with the protein product MAVTHFIPEIWSSYILERYMAKNVFASLVDRKYEGEARKGNTIHIPGVVAPAVKDYKAASRTTSADAISDTGIDILIDQEKNFDFYVDDIDNAQSNENLLPLYTDAAGDSLATDADQFIANLLVANATGMPWSSNPTTGDGAFNVVKDARKLMNKANVPDDDLRVAVVNAEFEALLVGADSKLTSFDSSGDTAGLRNATVGKLLGFRVVTSNNLPESDSPQAVFFHQRAAAFVSQIDEVEGMRAQDKFADRIRGLHVYGGKVVQAPGVLVFNRAGS
- a CDS encoding phage tail tape measure protein, coding for MAVELSSGYVSATVRFDGVNRGISKLFDNVQKQAVSAGKRTGSAYAKALADEAKTAADQVKKISETVAKSRDKEADAAGKLKVALEKLNEAREAGTKGSKLTALSEAHASAMRKQQAAASELAKDLDAVARAQKRASDAQSAIDKSSKPIRNQVSKLLSGSSDAAGREGGLAGRRFGDSFSSALRTTGIVAAGTAVGNLAANAMTKAASLATSGVSAVVTKGLDFEKTMNTLSGVTGASADVMQRFRDTAKALGNDMTLSNTSAADAAQAMTELAKAGFSVDESITAAKGTLQLAAAAQVSAGQAAEIQANALQAFGLKADYASKAADVLSNAANASSAEITDVAFALQAGGSVARQTGVSLEDTAASIALLANNGIKGSDAGTLLKSALLKLSAPSDQASGALQELGVSAFDAQGNFVGMEALFGQLQAASKRMTPEMYAMNTALAFGSDAARLAGVAAKDGAAGFDKMRDAMNQEGSASKLAAAQNQGLPGVIERLKNAAETLAITLFEKIQGPLSSIGDGLTGFTNKMQDAFENPAVSQAAGNIGSALSTIGTAFGNVLSAVGPSLVSGLSDAVNLIVRFKDFLIPLVAGLAAYKTVMLAITVATKAWAAVQALLNIALTANPIGLIIAAIAGLVAGIVVLYKRNETFRNIVQATWTAIKNVIGAVWGWLSTTVFPALKTAFTAIGTGAMWLWNNAIKPAWNGIKEVIGLAWEVASDLFANWKRAMDLLGQGALWLWNNAISPAWEGIKTAISAAWRFVSPILDKFSEGWDALKSGISGASSAIKDAVTSAFSGLAAVIKAPLKVLGTFLAAIPSEVFGFQIPGADKLNSWGKSLQGFAAGGMVRGAGTGTSDSILAWLSNGEGVVTAKGMKNGGAGIVAALNSGWVPSAAYLHDMMRAPGYAQGLNPGADYLRSLVMKMWPQIKDIGGRRAEDGFGEHSSGNAIDIMIPGWDTPQGKALGDAVAAFIAKNASALGLDGFIWRQQSYGYGGSLTSGKQMPDRGSSTQNHMDHVHVMLGKGRGAGAAAVGLPTSSISLPSGGGSVSALGFGGSSGSAGSSGASPKQVREADDRINDLSNRLDVTEQELADLESNPKAKETTKQRKRDMVDKLKRDLQQAKDDRNALGSSGSGGGFGGGNNPYAKIAEGLAEIMPDAGGLADIGIGGLKESLLPPGFSDPTQWGLVQAGSTLLKFFGGLRNNSDGKPLLGEGGALFANIAGSAMTGSGSGIVDAIKTIIPAPFGSMDAAQLQGAPGDINPVIAGAQIPGTGFGDMGSAFSSGSAGPAQGGNGANVDQSINFNAPVGTGVDQAMQKSQSAQNQQWRQNFGTRTGPVG